One segment of Gadus chalcogrammus isolate NIFS_2021 chromosome 8, NIFS_Gcha_1.0, whole genome shotgun sequence DNA contains the following:
- the LOC130388002 gene encoding glutamine synthetase, which produces MATSASACLSKVVKQRYMELPQGDKVQAMYIWIDGTGEGLRCKTRTLDSEPKSIEDLPEWNFDGSSTYQSEGSNSDMYLIPAAMFRDPFRRDPNKLVLCEVMKYNHKPTETNLRLACNKVMDMVKDQHPWFGMEQEYTILGTDGHPFGWPSNGFPGPQGPYYCGVGADKAYGRDIVEAHYKACLYAGVDICGTNAEVMPAQWEFQVGPTEGIKMGDHLWVARFILHRVCEDFGVVASFDPKPIQGNWNGAGCHTNFSTKEMREEGGLKAIEESIERLGKRHHYHIRAYDPKGGLDNARRLTGRHETSNIHEFSAGVANRGASIRIPRAVGQEQKGYFEDRRPSANCDPYAVTEALIRTCLLAEEGEEPTEY; this is translated from the exons ATGGCTACGTCCGCCAGCGCCTGCTTGAGTAAAGTTGTAAAACAACGGTACATGGAGCTCCCCCAGGGAGACAAGGTCCAGGCCATGTACATCTGGATCGACGGCACCGGAGAGGGTCTTCGGTGCAAAACCCGAACGCTCGACTCCGAGCCCAAGAGCATCGAAG ATCTCCCCGAGTGGAACTTCGATGGCTCGAGCACCTACCAGTCGGAGGGCTCCAACAGCGACATGTATCTCATTCCCGCCGCGATGTTCCGTGACCCGTTCCGTAGAGACCCCAATAAACTAGTGCTGTGCGAGGTGATGAAGTACAACCACAAACCTACAG AAACAAACCTGCGACTGGCGTGCAACAAGGTAATGGACATGGTGAAGGACCAGCACCCCTGGTTCGGCATGGAGCAGGAGTACACCATTCTGGGCACCGACGGGCATCCCTTTGGCTGGCCGTCCAATGGGTTCCCCGGACCCCAAG GTCCATACTACTGTGGCGTGGGGGCCGACAAGGCCTATGGCAGAGACATCGTGGAGGCTCATTACAAAGCCTGCCTGTACGCCGGAGTGGACATCTGTGGAACCAATGCTGAAGTGATGCCTGCACAG TGGGAGTTCCAGGTGGGGCCGACGGAGGGGATCAAGATGGGCGACCACCTGTGGGTGGCCCGCTTCATCCTGCACCGCGTGTGCGAGGACTTTGGCGTGGTGGCGTCCTTCGACCCCAAGCCAATCCAGGGCAACTGGAACGGCGCCGGCTGCCACACCAACTTCAGCACcaaggagatgagagaggagggtgggctGAA ggccaTTGAGGAGTCCATCGAGCGGCTGGGCAAGAGGCACCACTACCACATCCGCGCCTACGACCCCAAGGGGGGTCTGGACaacgcccggcgcctcacgggCCGCCACGAGACCTCCAACATCCACGAGTTCTCGGCGGGCGTGGCCAACCGCGGCGCCAGCATCCGCATCCCGCGCGCCGTGGGCCAGGAGCAGAAGGGTTACTTCGAGGACCGCCGCCCGTCCGCCAACTGCGACCCGTACGCCGTGACGGAGGCCCTGATCCGCACCTGCCTGCTggcggaggagggcgaggagccCACGGAGTACTAG
- the LOC130387667 gene encoding pre-B-cell leukemia transcription factor 1-like, with translation MTLLFMTLLFMTLLFMTFLRRRKRRNFNKQATEILNEYFYSHLSNPYPSEEAKEELAKKCAITVSQVSNWFGNKRIRYKKNIGKFQEEANMYAAKTAVSATNVSSQANSPSTPNSAGSAGSFNMSNSGDLFMSVQALNGDSYQGGQVGANIQSQVDTLRHVISQTGGYSDSLAASQMYSPQGINANGGWQDAPTPSSVTSPTEGPGSVHSDTSN, from the exons ATGACTCTTCTCTTCATGACTCTCCTCTTCATGACCCTCCTCTTCATGACTTTTCTCCGCAGACGAAAGAGGAGGAACTTCAACAAGCAGGCGACGGAGATCCTGAACGAGTACTTCTACTCCCACCTTAGTAACCCCTACCCTAGCGAGGAGGCCAAGGAGGAGCTGGCCAAGAAGTGTGCAATCACAGTCTCACAg GTATCTAACTGGTTCGGGAACAAGAGAATTCGATACAAGAAAAACATCGGCAAGTTCCAAGAGGAGGCCAACATGTATGCAGCGAAGACCGCCGTCAGTGCGACTAACGTGTCGAGCCAGGCaaactccccctccacccccaactCAGCAG GTTCTGCCGGCTCTTTTAACATGTCAAACTCCGGAGACTTGTTCATGAGTGTGCAGGCCCTCAATGGGGACTCTTACCAAGGGGGGCAGGTGGGGGCCAACATACAATCCCAG GTGGATACTCTTCGCCATGTTATCAGCCAGACCGGAGGATACAGTGACAGTCTGGCAGCCAGCCAGATGTACAGTCCACAGGGCATCAAC GCGAACGGTGGCTGGCAAGATGCGCCCACCCCCTCGTCAGTGACATCACCCACAGAAGGCCCCGGAAGCGTTCATTCGGACACCTCCAACTGA
- the prtfdc1b gene encoding phosphoribosyltransferase domain-containing protein 1b translates to MADVVSKTALDCGIVIEDDWPGYNIDLFSSPTHYSGDLDCVYIPHGVIMDRTERLARNIMDDLGDHDLVVLCVLKGGYQFSADLVEGIKTLSRNSNRSIPMRVHFIRLKSYLNDQSTEDLQIIGAEDLSFLNGKNVLIVEAIVDTGNTLKMLLKHVEGFRPKMIKVAGLLVKRVPHSVACLPDYVGFEIPNRFVVGYALDYNEYFRDLDHICVLSESGKMKYKI, encoded by the exons ATGGCAGACGTCGTCAGCAAAACTGCATTGGACTGTGGCATTGTG ATCGAGGATGACTGGCCGGGGTACAATATCGACCTCTTTAGTTCTCCTACTCACTATTCGGGGGATCTCGActgtgtctacattcctcatGGGGTGATCATGGACAG GACCGAGCGGCTTGCCCGCAACATCATGGATGATCTTGGAGACCACGActtggtggtgttgtgtgtactgAAGGGTGGCTACCAGTTCTCCGCCGACCTGGTGGAAGGAATCAAAACTCTGAGTCGCAACTCTAACCGATCCATCCCCATGAGGGTCCACTTCATCCGCCTCAAGAGCTACCTG AACGACCAATCAACAGAGGATTTACAAATTATTGGTGCAGAGGACTTATCTTTTTTGAATGGAAAG AATGTCCTCATCGTGGAG GCCATTGTAGACACAGGAAACACACTGAAAATGCTCCTGAAGCATGTGGAAGGCTTCAGGCCCAAAATGATCAAAGTAGCAGG GTTACTGGTAAAGAGAGTTCCTCATAGTGTGGCCTGCCTCCCTGACT ATGTGGGCTTTGAGATACCGAATCGCTTTGTTGTTGGCTATGCCCTGGACTACAATGAATACTTCAGAGATCTTGAC CATATCTGTGTCCTCAGTGAAAGTGGGAAGATGAAATATAAGATATAA